GCCCAAAGCAGCCAGTTGATACGTTACCGCCGCCGTGTCGCCTCTCGAGGTCAGTCACTCGGGCTTGCCGCAGCTATCTGCAGAGCAGAGGGAGCCAGTGCAGGAGGGATGGACCGTTTGCGAACGCTACAGCCCTCATAGCAAAAAGGCCGCCCCGAAAGGGACGGCCTTCGCTGTCTTGCGACGAGCGGATGATTACATCATGCCGCCCATGCCGCCCATGTCGGGCATGCCGCCGCCGGCCGCTTTGGGCTCGGGCTTTTCGGCGATCATGGCTTCGGTGGTGATCAGCAGACCAGCAACCGAGGCCGCGTCTTCCAGCGCGGTGCGGACGACTTTGGCCGGGTCGATGACGCCGAACTTGAACATGTCGCCATATTCTTCGGTCTGGGCGTTGAAGCCGAAGGCCTTGTCGTTCGACTCGCGGACTTTGCCGGCAACGACAGCGCCGTCGACGCCAGCGTTTTCAGCGATCTGACGCATCGGAGCTTCCAGAGCGCGGCGGACGATGGCGATGCCGGCGTCCTGGTCCGAGTTCGCACCGGTCAGGCCTTCAAGGACCTTGCCAGCCTGAACCAGAGCCACGCCACCACCGACGACGACACCTTCTTGAACCGCAGCGCGGGTCGCGTTCAGGGCGTCATCAACGCGGTCTTTGCGCTCTTTGACTTCGATTTCGGTCATGCCGCCGACGCGGATGACGGCAACGCCACCGGCCAGTTTGGCGACGCGCTCTTGCAGTTTCTCGCGGTCGTAGTCCGAGGTGGTTTCCTCGATCTGCTGACGGATCTGCGAAACGCGGGCTTCGATCTCGGCTTTCTCACCAGCACCGTCGACGATGGTGGTGTTGTCCTTGTTGATCGTAACTTTCTTCGCACGGCCGAGCATGTCGACGGTGACGTTTTCCAGTTTCATGCCCAGGTCTTCCGAGATGACCTGACCGCCGGTCAGGATCGCGATGTCCTGCAGCATGGCCTTGCGGCGATCGCCGAAGCCCGGAGCCTTGACGGCAGCGATTTTCAGACCGCCACGCAGCTTGTTGACGACCAGCGTGGCCAGAGCCTCGCCTTCGACGTCTTCAGCGACGATGATCAGCGGCTTTTGCGACTGGATGACAGCTTCCAGCAGCGGGACCATCGGCTGCAGCGACGAGAGTTTTTTCTCGTGCAGCAGGATGTAGGCGTCTTCCAGGTCGGCAATCATCTTGTCGGCGTTGGTGACGAAGTAGGGCGACAGGTAGCCGCGGTCGAACTGCATGCCTTCGACGACTTCGACTTCGGTCTCCATGCCTTTGTTTTCTTCGACGGTGATCACACCCTCGTTGCCAACTTTTTGCATGGCTTCGGCGATTTGCTGGCCGATGAAGGCCTCGCCATTGGCCGAGATGGTGCCGACTTGGGCGACTTCAGCCGAGTCGTTGACCGGGCGCGAAGCTGCTTTGATCGCTTCGACGACTTTCGAGGTCGCCAGATCGATGCCGCGCTTCAGATCCATCGGGTTCAGGCCAGCCGCAACCGACTTCATGCCTTCGCGGATGATCGCTTGGGCCAGAACGGTGGCAGTGGTGGTGCCGTCGCCGGCTTCGTCATTGGTGCGCGAAGCGACTTCGCGGACCATCTGGGCACCCATGTTCTCGAACTTGTCCGAGAGTTCGATTTCTTTGGCGACCGAAACGCCGTCCTTGGTGATGCGCGGAGCGCCGAAGGATTTGTCGATCACGACGTTACGGCCTTTCGGGCCGAGGGTCACTTTGACGGCATCCGCGAGGATGTTCACGCCTTTCAGCATGCGGTCGCGGGCGTCGCTGTTGAACTTGACTTCTTTCGCAGCCATTTGTTCGTCTCCTAGAATGGGTTACGCGGAAGCGGAAATCAGGCGATGACGCCCAGGATGTCGCTTTCCTTCATGATCAGCAGCTCTTCGCCGTCGATCGTGACTTCGGTGCCCGACCATTTGCCGAACAGAACACGGTCACCAGCCGAAACCGAGGGTGCGATCAGCTCGCCCGAGTCCTTGCGCGCGCCTTCGCCGACCGAGACGATTTCGCCTTCAGCGGGTTTTTCTTTGGCGCTATCGGGGATGATCAGGCCGCCCTTGGTTTTCTCGTCCGACTGGACGCGACGGACCAAAACGCGGTCATGCAGCGGTTTGAAAGCCATGTTTGTTTTCCCTCAATTGGACAAACAGTTTGTAGGGCCCCACGCGTCAACGGAAGGGCCGCGCGTAACCCTAGCGGCATCACGCGACAGATGACGTACTACGCTCCTGGGCGGTTTCAAGGGGTGTCGAAGGGATTTTTGTCACTCAGGATATCCGAGTGCCAGAATCTTGAGGCTTCCGCGCAATACCCCGTGATTTCAGGATGCTCGTCGAAAGGACAAGCTTGACCACTGCGGCGGTCGGGCCAAGCTTTCACCATGGGAAGAGTTCGTTCTGGGTGATGCCGAGGGTTGCATGACGAACACATATCTCGCCGCTGCCCGTGATGTGGTGATCAAGGGAATGTGCGAAAGCCAAGTCGCTCTGTCCGCGGAGCTTGAATTTCATCTAGCATCGACGCTCGCACACTACATCGATCACCCCATCATGCCAGACCGCCTGACACTCCGTTTGATGGACATGGTCCAACGACGTGCGAGACGGGTTGAACCGCGGGAGCTTGGCGACGAGTGCCTCATTTCCTGCGCTTTCTTTGCCGCGCGCTTGACCCGGCATGGCGGTACGATCGTCCATTATGCAGGGCTGGGACAGAATGCCTATGAAATTGCGGGGATGCCGGATGTGGCGCATGGCTTTCCCGAAATGTTGGATGTGCTTCAGGCCAGCAAACCCATCAGCCGGGAACACCCGCTGAGAGCTGATGACGACCCGCAGGCGGAACGTGCGCTCCTACTCTTGGGGCGGGGGCTCAGGTACTGACACTTTGCGCGATCCGGCGATTCTCAGTAAGACGGCATGTCTTCACAGTACTCCCGAACGCAAGCCTATGCCGCAGGGGGAACGAGTGTCGGTGAGGGGCTCATAGCTGGAACAGCATGTTGCATAGTCGAATGCCTCACCTCCGCGTTAAGCGGTCGCCAATGCGGTCGCACAAACGCCAAGCACCTAGATTTGCGATGGCGCAAGCCAAGAGGAGACCGTCGACCTGACCTGCGGGGGGCAGGGCATCCGCCTTACAATTCTGCCAATACGGACTGCCGATAGGCCGACGGCGTCATGCCGGTCATCCGGCGGAAAATTCGGGAGAAATTCTGTGGGTCCTCATAGCCGAGCGCGAGCGCGATATCGACAATCTTGATATCGGAATCAGAGAGAAGTTTGCTTGCCTGTTCGATCCGGGTCCCGGCTAAAATCCCTGTATAAGTTTGACCTAACGACCTCAGTTTCCGCTGCAATGTGCGGCTGCTCATCCCGATAATCTCCGCTGTCTGGTTGATGGAGGGATAGCCGTCTCCGAGATAGGGCCTGAGGACCGCGCGGAGACGGGCAGTGAAGTCCATTTCCCAATTCTCAACGGTTGGATCAGACGCGGCTGAAACCCGCTCGGCGCAGGGACGAGCTAGGTCCGCTGCCTTGACGAGAATCGACGTATGCGGAAATCCGACCATTATGCGGGTATTGCTGTAGGCCTCGAACACCGTGGCACTTGGCACGCAGGAGGACACGAACGTCAATTCTTCCGGATACCACTTCGGGCCCGCCACGCTGCGCATGGTGTCCACCAAAGCCTGAATGATCCCCCATTCCGCCAGACAGGCGCTCGGTCCGCCGTCGAAGCGTAAGGTGTTACAGACAAGGCGAACGTGATCCCGCTCGCGCCACGATCGGGTCGAGAGCGAGCTGTCTTCCCTCACCGCCGCGCTCAGAAATGTGCGCATTCTGACCAGCCCGGTAGGTGAATCCAGCAGTGCTCTACGGAATTCCGAGCCCATCGTGGCAAGGGATTGCCGCATTGCAGCTCGGTATCCGAACTCCATGGGCTCAACGTCGCGACCACCGCGCACCGCCCAGTCTATTGCCAGAGGCAAACTGACATAGGCATCGGGCATGTCCTCGATCCAAGTGGGAAGCGCGGAGCGCTCAAGCGCACGCGTGACCGGCACCCCGATCTCCCGCAACAGGTCAATAAACACCTGCAGATAGGCGGCCCGCACGATCGCCGGCTGCGTCATTCAATTCTCTCCTGCTGCGCAAGTTCAGCACATCCATTCAGTGGCGCGGAACGAGCGGCCCCGGTTGTCGTTGCGTGAAATGATTAATGGACGAAGTTTCAAAATCTACAGAATCCGGATGTTCATCCCAGAAACACACGCGATAAGCACCTCCCTCACAGTTGCAGCGGTTGATGGCCGAACTCGTGATGACCGGGCCGCTATCCCTCAAACGCGTCGCCCGCCATGCCGGTACATCGCCCCGCAGCCTGCAGCGGCATCTCGAGTCACGATCGCTAACATTCCGGTTGCTGGTAGATGAGGTGCGGCTTCAAGTCGCGAGCACGCTTCTTCGCCAGACTGACCTTCCGGCGCAGGAGATCGCGGAAAGGCTTGGATACTCGACGCCAAGCAATTTTACTCGCGCCTTCTGTCGCTGGACCGGTCAAACGCCACGTCAGTTCCGTGGGGACAGAAAAAGCTAATTGGTGGCGCGATATGAGCAGCAAGGTCGGACGGCGGATCGTAAGCAATGGCCGGCTAAAGCTTCAGTGGTACTTGTTCGACTGAGTCTGGTGATCGATGCTAATATCGCGAGACCAATATGTATGGGACCAATGGTTCCATCGGTTCGTCTGGCCCGCTCCTTGGCGCTTGGGAAGGTGTCGTTCTGCAAGGCAGCTCGCCTGCTAACCCTGTACAATACAGATCAGTTTATCGGGAGGGTGCTTTGATGGAAGTGACGAAATTCCGGGGATTGTGTTTCTTTGGCGCTGTAGCGCTGGTCAGTGCGACGGGCGTCCACGCGCAGGACGCATTGCCATTCCCCCCGGCGCCATCCGGCAGCAAAGCGGGTCCGACGATTGCGGAATCAACCTATAATCCGCTTCCGCCGCAATCTCACCTGCCAGAGGATGCGCCGAATATCGTCATCATCATGCTCGACGATGTCGGCCCTGCATTGCCCCATACATTTGGCGGGCCGATCTCCACCCCGACCTTGGACGCGTTGGCTGAGGAAGGTGTCGCCTTCAGCCGCTTCCACAACGCGGCGATGTGCTCGCCGACACGCGCTTCGCTGCTGACCGGGCGCAACCACCACCGTGTCGGCTATGGGCAGATTGCCGAGCTGGCAAATGACTGGGACGGCTATACCGGCCATATCCCTCGGACCTCGGCAACGGTTGCGAAGGTGCTGAGCGGCTACGGCTATGCGACCGCCGCCTTTGGCAAGTGGCACAACACGCCTGCAGATGAAACCACCACTGTCGGGCCCTATACCAACTGGCCGGTGGGCGAAGGCGTCGGCTTCGATTATTTCTACGGCTTCCTCGCGGGGGAATCCTCACAATGGGAACCGGCAGTGGTTGAAAACACCGTCCGCCTCGATCCCTCGCATGGCAAGCAAGGCTACCATTTCACCGAGGACATGGCCGACAAGGCTGTATCTTGGATGAAGCAGGTTGATGCGCTGACCCCGGACCGGCCATTTCTGGTTTACTGGGCGCCGGGCGCTGCACATGGGCCGCACCACATTTTCAAGGAATGGGCCGACAAGTATAAGGGCAAGTTCGATACTGGCTGGGACCAGATGCGTGAGGATATTTTCGCCAAGCAGAAGGACCTTGGCTGGATTCCCGCCGACACCAATCTGACGGCGCGTCCCGACAGTCTCGCTGGTTGGGCCGACATCCCCGAGGACGAACGCGCCTTCCAGTTGCGGCTGATGGAGGTCTTCGCAGGCTATACCGAGCATGCCGATACCCAGGCCGGTCGAGTGCTCAAAGCGCTGGACGAAATCGGCGAGAGAGAAAATACC
This genomic interval from Paracoccus sp. MBLB3053 contains the following:
- a CDS encoding AraC family transcriptional regulator — translated: MTQPAIVRAAYLQVFIDLLREIGVPVTRALERSALPTWIEDMPDAYVSLPLAIDWAVRGGRDVEPMEFGYRAAMRQSLATMGSEFRRALLDSPTGLVRMRTFLSAAVREDSSLSTRSWRERDHVRLVCNTLRFDGGPSACLAEWGIIQALVDTMRSVAGPKWYPEELTFVSSCVPSATVFEAYSNTRIMVGFPHTSILVKAADLARPCAERVSAASDPTVENWEMDFTARLRAVLRPYLGDGYPSINQTAEIIGMSSRTLQRKLRSLGQTYTGILAGTRIEQASKLLSDSDIKIVDIALALGYEDPQNFSRIFRRMTGMTPSAYRQSVLAEL
- the groL gene encoding chaperonin GroEL (60 kDa chaperone family; promotes refolding of misfolded polypeptides especially under stressful conditions; forms two stacked rings of heptamers to form a barrel-shaped 14mer; ends can be capped by GroES; misfolded proteins enter the barrel where they are refolded when GroES binds), whose protein sequence is MAAKEVKFNSDARDRMLKGVNILADAVKVTLGPKGRNVVIDKSFGAPRITKDGVSVAKEIELSDKFENMGAQMVREVASRTNDEAGDGTTTATVLAQAIIREGMKSVAAGLNPMDLKRGIDLATSKVVEAIKAASRPVNDSAEVAQVGTISANGEAFIGQQIAEAMQKVGNEGVITVEENKGMETEVEVVEGMQFDRGYLSPYFVTNADKMIADLEDAYILLHEKKLSSLQPMVPLLEAVIQSQKPLIIVAEDVEGEALATLVVNKLRGGLKIAAVKAPGFGDRRKAMLQDIAILTGGQVISEDLGMKLENVTVDMLGRAKKVTINKDNTTIVDGAGEKAEIEARVSQIRQQIEETTSDYDREKLQERVAKLAGGVAVIRVGGMTEIEVKERKDRVDDALNATRAAVQEGVVVGGGVALVQAGKVLEGLTGANSDQDAGIAIVRRALEAPMRQIAENAGVDGAVVAGKVRESNDKAFGFNAQTEEYGDMFKFGVIDPAKVVRTALEDAASVAGLLITTEAMIAEKPEPKAAGGGMPDMGGMGGMM
- a CDS encoding helix-turn-helix transcriptional regulator; protein product: MTGPLSLKRVARHAGTSPRSLQRHLESRSLTFRLLVDEVRLQVASTLLRQTDLPAQEIAERLGYSTPSNFTRAFCRWTGQTPRQFRGDRKS
- a CDS encoding co-chaperone GroES yields the protein MAFKPLHDRVLVRRVQSDEKTKGGLIIPDSAKEKPAEGEIVSVGEGARKDSGELIAPSVSAGDRVLFGKWSGTEVTIDGEELLIMKESDILGVIA